The following coding sequences are from one Triticum aestivum cultivar Chinese Spring chromosome 5A, IWGSC CS RefSeq v2.1, whole genome shotgun sequence window:
- the LOC123107850 gene encoding UDP-glycosyltransferase 83A1-like, translating into MPLAEKIICNSFMEMEPDALALLPNALPLGPLVAPTSRPVGHFLPEDLTCLAWLDAQAPGSVVYIAFGSFGVLDATQFQELADGHALSGRPFMWVVRPNFTTGATEGWFGAFKRRVEGKGLIMGWAPQQRVLSHHAIACFVSHCWWNSTMKGMLHGVPFLCWSYFTDQFANQSYVCNVWGHGHEDLPRRARGCREGGDR; encoded by the coding sequence ATGCCGCTAGCTGAGAAGATCATCTGCAATAGCTTCATGGAGATGGAACCTGACGCTCTCGCTCTGctcccgaatgcgctgccgctagGCCCACTTGTAGCGCCGACGTCACGGCCAGTCGGACATTTCCTGCCGGAAGACCTGACCTGCCTCGCCTGGCTCGACGCGCAGGCTCCCGGCTCCGTCGTCTACATTGCCTTCGGGAGCTTCGGCGTCTTGGACGCGACGCAGTTCCAAGAGCTTGCCGACGGGCACGCGCTCTCCGGCCGACCGTTCATGTGGGTTGTCCGGCCAAACTTCACCACCGGAGCCACAGAAGGTTGGTTCGGCGCGTTCAAGCGCCGCGTCGAGggcaaggggttgatcatgggctGGGCGCCGCAGCAGCGCGTGCTCTCGCACCACGCCATCGCCTGCTTCGTGTCGCACTGCTGGTGGAACTCAACCATGAAAGGCATGCTGCACGGCGTGCCGTTCCTCTGCTGGTCGTACTTCACCGACCAGTTCGCCAACCAGAGCTACGTCTGCAACGTGTGGGGGCACGGGCATGAAGATTTGCCGAGACGAGCGAGGGGTTGTCGCGAAGGAGGAGATCGATAG